One Clavelina lepadiformis chromosome 1, kaClaLepa1.1, whole genome shotgun sequence genomic region harbors:
- the LOC143452156 gene encoding WW domain-binding protein 2-like: MSLNKNVAGGIALFQGEMILRESDGVEATFKKFTHSCEHLKGSKRGHVYLTNFRLIFISEKKSDMLRELSMPFKNIKDFEIKQPVFGANYLQGKVIAENQGGWEGSAVFEMVFKDGGAIEIGEKLVDLATKPPKMMYPAPSVLVCPAVSIQGYAVAGSSNAYAFPAPSAPPLYQPQPNPPAYPQQTFYNPNVNSATNAKEMEASQSQLPPHYSTDQAPPRYEDINKKSQ, from the exons AtgtcattaaataaaaatgttgctgGAGGAATTGCCTTGTTTCAAGGTGAAAT GATTCTTAGAGAGAGTGATGGAGTTGAAGCTACATTTAAGAAGTTTACTCATTCATGTGAGCATTTGAAAGGATCAAAACGTGGTCATGTATATCTTACAAATTTTCGg TTGATATTCATTAGTGAAAAGAAGTCGGACATGCTACGTGAACTGAGCATGccatttaaaaacattaaagatTTTGAGATAAAGCAACCTGTGTTTGGAGCAAACTACTTACAAGGAAAAGTTATTGCTGAAAATCAAG GTGGGTGGGAAGGATCTGCAGTTTTTGAAATGGTGTTTAAAGATGGAGGTGCAATAGAAATTGGTGAAAAATTAGTGGACTTAGCAACTAAAC CTCCTAAGATGATGTATCCAGCTCCAAGTGTGCTTGTCTGCCCTGCTGTCTCCATACAAGGTTATGCCGTTGCTGGTTCCAGCAATGCTTATGCTTTTCCTGCTCCATCTGCACCACCATTATACCAACCACAACCCAATCCTCCTGCTTATCCTCAGCAGACATTTTACAACCCAAATGTTAACAGTGCAACAA ACGCTAAAGAAATGGAAGCATCCCAAAGCCAACTTCCTCCTCACTACAGTACCGATCAGGCACCTCCCAGATATGAAGACATCAATAAGAAGTCgcaataa
- the LOC143465233 gene encoding 26S proteasome regulatory subunit 6A-B, producing the protein MTPPAVGEKPNGDVIDDQAIWDNVEESLGEEIQKMSTNEIISRTKLLDNEIKIMKSETMRISHELQSMKEKIKENAEKIKVNKTLPYLVSNVIELLDVDPDEQAKEDGSNIDLDSQRKGKCAVIKTSTRQTYFLPIIGLVEAEDLTPGDLVGVNKDSYLILEKLPTEYDSRVKAMEVDERPTEQYSDIGGLDKQIQELIEAVVLPMTHKDRFEAIGIQPPKGVLMYGPPGTGKTLLARACAAQTKSTFLKLAGPQLVQMFIGDGAKLVRDAFALAKERKPAIIFIDELDAIGTKRFDSEKAGDREVQRTMLELLNQLDGFEPNNDIKVIAATNRVDILDPALLRSGRLDRKIEFPVPNEEARARILQIHSRKMNVSGDVNFEELARCTDDFNGAQLKAVCVEAGMIALRREAIDLTHEDYMEGILEVQAKKKANLQYYA; encoded by the exons ATGACTCCCCCAGCTGTTGGAGAAAAACCAAATGGAGACGTTATAGATGATCAAGCAATATGGGATAATGTTGAG GAATCTTTGGGTGAAGAAATCCAGAAAATGAgtacaaatgaaataattaGTCGCACAAAGTTATTGGACAACGAAATAAAA ATTATGAAAAGTGAAACAATGAGAATATCACATGAGTTGCAATCtatgaaagaaaaaatcaaagaaaatgctgaaaaaattaaagtcaATAAAACTCTTCCTTATCTTGTCTCCAACGTTATTGAG TTACTTGATGTTGACCCTGATGAACAAGCCAAGGAGGATGGAAGTAACATTGATCTTGACTCACAAAGGAAAGGAAAATGTGCAGTTATCAAGACTTCAACTCGACAG acTTATTTTCTTCCAATAATTGGACTTGTTGAAGCTGAAGACTTAACACCTGGAGACCTTGTG GGTGTGAATAAAGATTCTTATCTGATCCTGGAGAAATTACCTACTGAATACGACTCCAGAGTGAAAGCTATGGAGGTTGATGAAAGACCTACTGAACAGTACTCGGACATTGGTGGACTGGATAAGCAAATACAAGAA CTTATAGAAGCTGTGGTACTTCCCATGACTCACAAAGATCGTTTTGAAGCAATTGGAATACAGCCACCTAAAGGTGTTCTTATGTATGGCCCACCTGGTACAGGAAAAACACTTCTTGCTCGAGCATGTGCTGCACAAACAAAA TCTACTTTTCTCAAACTTGCTGGGCCACAATTGGTGCAAATGTTCATCGGAGATGGGGCAAAGTTAGTTCGAGATGCTTTTGCTTTAGCAAAAGAACGCAAACCAGCGataatttttattgatgagTTAGACGCTATTGGAACGAAAAG ATTTGATAGTGAAAAAGCAGGTGATCGTGAAGTGCAAAGAACCATGTTGGAACTTCTCAACCAGCTAGATGGTTTTGAGCCAAATAATGATATAAAG GTTATTGCTGCTACAAACAGAGTTGACATCTTGGATCCAGCTCTTTTGCGGTCCGGGCGTCTAGAtagaaaaattgaatttcCAGTTCCAAATGAAGAGGCTAGAGCACGCATTTTGCAAATCCATTCCAGAAAAATGAATGTCAG TGGTGACGTGAACTTTGAAGAGCTTGCCCGGTGTACAGATGATTTCAATGGGGCCCAGTTGAAGGCTGTATGTGTTGAAGCG GGTATGATTGCTTTAAGACGTGAAGCCATTGATTTAACACATGAAGACTATATGGAAGGAATTCTTGAAGTTCAAGCTAAGAAGAAAGCTAATCTGCAATATTATGCATAA
- the LOC143444289 gene encoding phosphatidylserine synthase 1-like, with protein MRKSVNRRNSNRRFNYRYDFRAINEQQVEDITLEFFYKPHTITLLLVIIVTLLYTVMTRDESMEEKNIWYGLYAVIFFFMVISILAFPNGPFTRPHPVVWRIIFGWSVLYFLCLVFVTFLSIKQVRGIMIWLDDDLKHVKREVDVIEEYAVNCSEVTAARLYASLDIFAFAHFSGWAMKALLLRSYVMCWSISILWELTEVFFMHLLPNFKECWWDQIFLDVLLCNGLGIWVGIQVCKFLEMREYRWESIKDIHSTSGKLRRAAMQFMPQKLSPLRWLDPNSNVMRVIGVYILLVLFVLSELNTFFLKHFLRFPANHVFCWGRIGLISICSAPAIRQYYVYLTDTRCKRVGTQTWVYIAIVCTETIISLKFGAEEFTRTQFLNVIGWLVVTLVMALVCLSFGAMLCKWGYRKEVEVYDGNLSGPEFPMALRPLSKYGRASCNGSDSDRCSSSSTDEDMDLDSEKEELNYLVNRKNVVKSSKISKNGKSFCS; from the exons ATGCGAAAAAGTGTCAACAGAAGAAATAGTAATCGAAGATTCAATTATCGATATGATTTTCGTGCTATCAATGAGCAGCAG GTGGAAGACATAACACTTGAATTCTTTTACAAACCTCATACAATAACGCTGCTCTTGGTCATTATTGTTACATTGCTCTATACTGTCATGACAAG AGATGAAAGTATGGAAGAGAAAAATATTTGGTATGGTTTGTATGCTGTTATCTTCTTTTTTATGGTGATTAGTATTCTAGCATTTCCGAACGGCCCATTCACCAGACCTCATCCAGTT GTTTGGAGAATCATTTTTGGTTGGagtgttttatattttctgtGCTTAGTGTTTGTGACCTTTCTCAGCATCAAGCAAGTTCGGGGTATAATGATATGGTTGGATGATGACCTTAAACATGTTAAGAGAGAAGTCGATGTTATAGAA GAATATGCAGTAAATTGCTCAGAAGTCACCGCTGCCAGATTATATGCAAGTCTTGATATATTTGCTTTTGCACATTTTTCTGGTTGGGCAATGAAGGCTTTACTGCTACGAAGCTATGTCATGTGTTGGTCAATAAGCATTTTATGGGAATTAACAGAg GTGTTTTTTATGCATCTGCTTCCAAACTTCAAAGAATGTTGGTGGgatcaaatatttttagatgTATTGTTGTGTAATGGATTAGGTATTTGGGTCGGCATTCAAGTTTGTAAGTTTCTTGAAATGAGGGAATACAGATGGGAATCAATAAA AGATATCCATTCAACGTCAGGTAAACTAAGAAGAGCTGCCATGCAGTTTATGCCACAGAAGTTGTCACCATTACGATGGCTTGATCCTAATTCTAATGTTATGCGAGTCATAGGAGTTTACATTCTTCTTGTGCTTTTTGTG CTATCGGAACTCAACacattttttctgaaacattTCCTGAGATTTCCAGCAAAccatgttttttgttgggGTCGAATAGGATTGATATCCATCTGCTCGGCACCTGCTATCAG GCAGTACTATGTTTATCTCACTGACACCCGATGCAAAAGAGTTGGAACCCAAACTTGGGTTTACAT TGCTATAGTTTGCACTGAAACTATTATTTCTTTGAAGTTTGGTGCTGAAGAATTCACCAGAACGCAATTCTTGAATGTTATTGGATGGCTTGTGGTTACT ttggTTATGGCCCTTGTTTGCCTAAGTTTTGGTGCCATGCTCTGCAAGTGGGGCTACAGGAAG GAAGTTGAAGTGTATGATGGCAATTTATCTGGACCAGAGTTTCCGATGGCACTTAGGCCATTATCCAAATATGGAAGAGCTTCTTGCAATGGTTCTGATTCTGACAGATGTTCCAGTTCCAGCACGGATGAAGACATGGATCTAGATTCTGAAAAAGAAGAATTAAATTATCTTGTTAATCGgaaaaatgttgttaaatCAAGCAAGATTAGCAAGAATGGCAAATCCTTTTGCAGTTGA
- the LOC143444291 gene encoding L-rhamnose mutarotase-like: MSEQTSKRYGGVIYLRAEKLEEYKKLHAAVWPGVLARLEKSNIRNFTIYYCKELGVLFSHYEYVGTDYEMDTQAIADDKVTREWWKVCEPCQESLNWEGPPPSEGGTGGVWWQPLEEVFHDDHPAATYK, translated from the exons ATGTCTGAACAAACTTCTAAACGTTATGGTGGTGTCATTTACCTACGTGCTGAAAAACTGGAAGAGTACAAAAAGCTTCATGCCGCCGTGTGGCCAGGTGTGCTTGCTCGCTTAGAGAAGAGCAACATTCGAAACTTCACCATATACTATTGCAAGGAGTTAGGAGTGTTATTTTCCCATTACGAATACGTTGGGACCGATTACGAAATGGACACGCAAGCGATTGCTGACGACAAAGTCACTCGAGAATGGTGGAAG GTATGCGAGCCCTGTCAGGAATCTCTTAACTGGGAAGGACCACCTCCATCCGAAGGCGGTACCGGAGGAGTTTGGTGGCAACCTCTAGAAGAAGTTTTTCACGATGATCACCCTGCAGCTACCTACAAATAA
- the LOC143444290 gene encoding uncharacterized protein LOC143444290, with the protein MSGDCVTSYNISEGHIIYYRDKKDIYDSQQTCSETTGLALAILRDQESFNSVISHYPQSRQCKSDYYRVGLRRKNSETFYTWTDGRRYNNEFGTIFKFNDNNSNDCQSVAIYSKNRNISTTKLHSFPCNEKISFLCFSPKAVYTRTSIKTQSAFKAQTSTSQPSTSSTSDTWLAEQQAKEIGVGLIAGLIASLALVVLLLAITVYLVRKKRSRSGSESNHTSVTIQPSTTADRRPTTIEAIYTSDDTMHFTEIQTKNKAKEIFPNPTDQVHLQHYENCNDVGNSTYENDAAEYNSGNTDVKDLYAQVNKPKDQETVVYSMVNKNR; encoded by the coding sequence ATGTCGGGCGATTGTGTGACTTCTTACAATATTTCTGAGGGACATATTATTTACTACCGGGATAAAAAAGACATCTATGATTCGCAGCAAACTTGCAGTGAGACTACTGGACTGGCGTTGGCAATCTTAAGAGATCAAGAGTCTTTTAACTCAGTCATATCTCATTACCCACAAAGTCGTCAATGTAAATCCGATTACTATCGTGTCGGCTTACGTCGCAAGAATTCGGAAACCTTCTACACCTGGACGGACGGCAGGCGCTATAACAATGAATTTGGAACTATCTTCAAGTTTAACGATAATAATTCAAATGATTGTCAGTCTGTAGcaatttacagcaaaaacagaaatataagtACGACCAAACTTCATAGTTTTCCTTGCAATGAAAAGATCTCTTTCTTGTGCTTCTCTCCAAAGGCTGTGTATACGCGGACCTCTATAAAGACACAATCAGCATTTAAAGCCCAAACAAGTACATCTCAACCCAGTACGAGCTCGACATCAGACACATGGCTAGCAGAGCAGCAAGCAAAAGAAATTGGTGTCGGTTTGATAGCTGGTCTAATAGCATCGCTGGCTCTGGTTGTTTTGTTGCTGGCGATAACCGTCTATTTGGTCCGCAAGAAGAGATCACGCAGTGGGTCAGAATCAAATCACACTTCAGTAACCATACAACCATCCACAACTGCAGATCGACGCCCAACCACAATTGAAGCAATTTATACGTCAGATGACACAATGCATTTCACtgaaattcaaacaaaaaacaaagcaaaagaGATATTTCCAAATCCAACAGATCAAGTTCATTTACAGCATTACGAAAACTGCAATGATGTTGGAAACTCTACATATGAAAACGATGCAGCAGAATACAACAGCGGCAACACGGACGTCAAAGACCTATATGCGCAAGTGAATAAACCTAAGGATCAAGAGACCGTTGTTTACAGCATGGTTAATAAAAACCGTTAA